A single region of the Streptomyces sp. ITFR-16 genome encodes:
- a CDS encoding PhlD codes for MPAYIARPCTVFPAHKVATGEIADDIRSHHPEHPRLAAILRIVANTGVDNRYFTRPLGAPTVSGAAGIGARAEAAFGDAVDMAERAALGTLGAHGLGPRDVDAIITTHSTGWAVPNMDIHLVDRLGLRPGVRRIALTTLACAGGTQALIRAVDMVTARPGSTVLVVAAEVISAVYNHQDDAVEHMIYKALFGDSAAAALVTSVPLGPGLRVGSPADTYEHVLPQSLSRYAGRADHTGFHFDSTKEALSAADDVLPDLLDWLGPRTVDFGVIHPGSARIISDTAKALGLDAHDSRHSTETLTDEGNLGGVSVLRILERTHAEPPQAGATGVAVAYGPGFATAALRGTWTG; via the coding sequence GTGCCCGCCTACATAGCCCGCCCCTGCACCGTTTTCCCGGCCCACAAGGTCGCGACTGGTGAGATCGCCGACGACATCCGCAGCCACCACCCCGAGCATCCCCGACTCGCCGCGATCCTGCGCATCGTCGCCAACACAGGGGTGGACAACAGGTACTTCACCCGGCCACTGGGAGCGCCGACCGTGTCCGGAGCGGCAGGCATCGGGGCACGGGCGGAGGCGGCGTTCGGTGACGCGGTGGACATGGCGGAGCGGGCGGCACTGGGGACGCTCGGCGCCCACGGGCTCGGTCCGCGTGATGTGGACGCGATCATCACGACGCACTCCACGGGGTGGGCCGTCCCCAACATGGACATCCACCTCGTCGACCGCCTGGGCCTGCGGCCCGGCGTCCGCCGGATCGCTCTCACGACCCTGGCGTGCGCGGGTGGCACCCAGGCACTCATCCGGGCCGTGGACATGGTGACCGCTAGACCCGGAAGCACCGTCCTCGTCGTCGCCGCGGAAGTCATCTCCGCCGTCTACAACCACCAGGACGATGCCGTGGAGCACATGATCTACAAGGCGCTGTTCGGTGACAGCGCGGCCGCCGCCCTCGTCACCAGCGTGCCGCTCGGGCCCGGCCTGCGGGTCGGCTCCCCGGCCGACACCTACGAGCACGTCCTTCCGCAGAGCCTCAGCCGCTACGCCGGCCGTGCGGACCACACCGGCTTCCACTTCGACAGCACCAAGGAAGCCCTGAGCGCCGCGGACGATGTCCTGCCCGACCTCCTCGACTGGCTCGGCCCGCGCACCGTGGACTTCGGGGTCATCCATCCCGGCAGCGCCCGCATCATCAGCGACACCGCGAAGGCGCTCGGCCTCGACGCCCACGACAGCCGGCACTCCACCGAGACCCTCACCGACGAAGGAAATCTCGGCGGGGTCTCCGTGCTCCGTATCCTGGAGCGCACACACGCCGAGCCCCCGC
- a CDS encoding DeoR/GlpR family DNA-binding transcription regulator yields MGVANRLDLTLRLVQGSDRVSVSELSHRLGVSDMTVRRDLDALERQGLVRRVHGGAVATRAREEEAGFSAREPWQAATKDRLGAAVAAMVEPGSRVLLDAGTTTVHVAEHLAGRAPLTVAVLSLQAAVCLADRPGIDLLIAGGRSRPGERSLVGPLALRTLEALAFDCFVLSIGGVHAGHGWSEFSLEDAAVKQAALAGATRTIAVADATKLGVRAFSQVAPAGAVDDFVTDAAAEDAATHPNGPTTLAALRDAGVRVVLA; encoded by the coding sequence ATGGGTGTCGCCAATCGTCTGGACCTGACCCTGCGGCTGGTGCAGGGCTCCGACCGGGTTTCCGTGTCGGAGCTCTCCCATCGGCTCGGGGTCTCCGACATGACCGTCCGCAGGGACCTCGACGCGCTGGAGCGCCAGGGGCTCGTCCGCCGGGTGCACGGCGGTGCCGTCGCCACCCGCGCCCGCGAGGAGGAGGCCGGATTCTCGGCCCGTGAGCCCTGGCAGGCCGCGACCAAGGACCGGCTGGGCGCGGCCGTGGCCGCGATGGTGGAGCCGGGATCGAGGGTGCTCCTCGACGCGGGCACCACCACCGTGCACGTCGCCGAGCACCTGGCCGGGCGCGCCCCCCTGACGGTGGCCGTCCTGAGCCTGCAGGCCGCGGTGTGCCTGGCCGACCGGCCGGGCATCGACCTGCTGATCGCCGGCGGCCGGTCCCGCCCCGGCGAACGCTCCCTGGTCGGCCCGCTGGCCCTGCGCACCCTGGAGGCCCTGGCCTTCGACTGCTTCGTGCTGTCCATCGGCGGAGTCCACGCCGGGCACGGCTGGTCGGAGTTCTCCCTGGAGGACGCGGCCGTCAAACAGGCGGCCCTGGCGGGAGCCACCCGCACGATCGCGGTGGCGGACGCCACCAAGCTCGGTGTCCGCGCGTTCAGCCAGGTCGCCCCGGCGGGCGCGGTGGACGACTTCGTCACCGACGCCGCCGCCGAGGACGCCGCCACTCACCCCAACGGCCCGACGACCCTGGCGGCCCTGCGCGACGCGGGTGTCCGCGTCGTCCTGGCCTGA
- a CDS encoding class F sortase, whose translation MHRPVWHEWIEPAEPPRRGRRARADDGSRDGRTGEDRRRGPGWGTLVVLLLIGVSLIRQGTGAYGGPPQPASAAGDRSGSSGASVWPAGPVPDPLSRSLPERITIPSIGVDAPVGEVGLGADGWIEAPPLADSNLAAWYDGSVTPGETGTSVLVGHVDNNAGPAVFYGLGALDKGRRIDIRRTDGTTAEFSVYAVEVVSKADFPADRVYANSSTPELRVLTCGGGFSRKNGYDGNVVAYARLTSVRTS comes from the coding sequence GTGCACAGGCCCGTGTGGCACGAATGGATCGAACCCGCCGAGCCCCCGCGCCGCGGCCGCCGCGCCCGCGCCGACGACGGGAGCCGGGACGGGCGGACCGGCGAGGACCGCCGCAGGGGTCCGGGATGGGGCACCCTCGTCGTCCTCCTGCTGATCGGGGTCTCCCTCATCCGGCAGGGCACCGGAGCGTACGGAGGCCCCCCTCAGCCGGCGTCGGCGGCGGGCGACCGGTCCGGCTCCTCGGGCGCGAGCGTCTGGCCCGCAGGACCCGTTCCCGACCCCCTCTCCCGCTCGCTGCCCGAACGGATCACGATCCCCTCGATCGGCGTCGACGCCCCGGTCGGCGAAGTCGGGCTCGGCGCGGACGGCTGGATCGAGGCCCCGCCGCTCGCCGACAGCAACCTCGCCGCCTGGTACGACGGTTCCGTCACCCCGGGCGAGACCGGCACCTCCGTGCTCGTCGGCCACGTGGACAACAACGCGGGCCCCGCCGTCTTCTACGGCCTCGGAGCGCTGGACAAGGGGCGCCGCATCGACATCCGCCGCACCGACGGCACCACCGCCGAGTTCTCGGTGTACGCCGTCGAGGTCGTGAGCAAGGCCGACTTCCCGGCCGACCGTGTCTACGCGAACAGCTCCACCCCCGAGCTGCGCGTACTCACCTGCGGCGGCGGCTTCTCCCGGAAGAACGGCTACGACGGCAATGTCGTCGCCTACGCCCGCCTCACCTCCGTACGCACATCATGA
- a CDS encoding NUDIX domain-containing protein produces the protein MTAGVDTPDGRGRTGLDRQGRDLTGNPRVRVREVEVLSCDWYVLRRTTFDYRHSDGHWSREQRETYDRGDGATVLLHNTERGTVLLTRQFRLPAYVNGHRDGMLVETAAGLLDGDAPQEAVRREAAEETGHTIGTPEPVFQVFMSPGSVTERLHFFAAPYDAAPPAAEGHGIAEEGEDIATVELPFERALAMIRSGGIADAKTIMLLQWAALDGPFARAPSAPVPATV, from the coding sequence GTGACCGCCGGCGTGGACACCCCCGACGGCCGCGGCCGCACCGGCCTCGACCGGCAGGGCCGCGACCTGACGGGCAACCCCCGGGTACGCGTCAGAGAGGTGGAGGTGCTCTCCTGCGACTGGTACGTCCTGCGCAGGACGACCTTCGACTACCGGCACAGCGACGGCCACTGGAGCCGGGAACAGCGCGAGACGTACGACCGGGGCGACGGCGCCACCGTCCTGCTCCACAACACCGAACGCGGCACGGTCCTGCTGACCCGTCAGTTCCGCCTGCCCGCCTACGTCAACGGGCACCGCGACGGGATGCTGGTCGAGACCGCCGCCGGACTCCTCGACGGCGACGCGCCGCAGGAGGCCGTCCGCAGGGAGGCGGCCGAGGAGACCGGACACACCATCGGCACCCCCGAACCCGTCTTCCAGGTCTTCATGAGCCCGGGTTCGGTCACCGAACGCCTGCACTTCTTCGCCGCCCCGTACGACGCGGCGCCACCTGCCGCCGAGGGGCACGGGATCGCCGAGGAGGGTGAGGACATCGCGACCGTGGAGCTGCCCTTCGAGCGGGCGCTCGCGATGATCCGCAGCGGCGGCATCGCCGATGCCAAGACCATCATGCTGCTCCAGTGGGCGGCCCTGGACGGCCCGTTCGCGCGCGCCCCCTCCGCGCCCGTGCCGGCCACCGTGTGA
- a CDS encoding helix-turn-helix transcriptional regulator, with translation MSNTNKSALQTLLRVRRALIDPTGHGFHRPSRQGRRAPGLSQHQVDQLLHRTPGTYRRLESGAWPRPDTGFLRDVAMLFALNEQEWVSLCRYAGIGDPPGPLTARSGKEVPGVWQEAVDGMTHPAYVTDASWEVIAHNTEFARLFPGRQVPTNTMRWMLLDAQGRSMLIDWATAWAPLVLPQLRAALATRPDDEVLRRLEKEVLADPDCAPIWESGGAHIHPDGDERPILHAVDGPGWVTMCAAQPMAAPGARLIVLVFHPGARRAHSRTPVLRAP, from the coding sequence ATGAGCAACACCAACAAGTCGGCGCTCCAGACACTCCTGAGAGTCCGTCGGGCACTGATCGACCCCACAGGGCACGGGTTTCACCGCCCGTCACGGCAGGGCCGGCGCGCCCCCGGGCTGTCTCAGCATCAGGTGGACCAGCTCCTCCACCGGACGCCCGGCACCTACCGGCGCCTGGAGTCCGGGGCATGGCCCCGGCCCGACACCGGCTTCCTGCGCGATGTCGCGATGCTCTTCGCGCTCAACGAGCAGGAGTGGGTGTCGCTGTGCCGGTACGCCGGTATAGGCGATCCCCCGGGGCCGCTCACCGCCCGTTCGGGCAAGGAGGTTCCCGGGGTGTGGCAGGAAGCCGTCGACGGCATGACCCACCCCGCGTACGTCACCGACGCCTCCTGGGAGGTCATCGCGCACAACACCGAGTTCGCCCGGCTGTTCCCCGGGAGACAGGTGCCCACGAACACCATGCGGTGGATGCTCCTCGACGCCCAGGGGCGCAGCATGCTCATCGACTGGGCCACCGCCTGGGCGCCCCTGGTGCTGCCGCAGCTCAGGGCCGCCCTCGCCACCCGGCCCGACGACGAGGTGCTCCGCCGGCTCGAGAAGGAGGTACTGGCCGACCCGGACTGTGCGCCGATCTGGGAGTCGGGCGGCGCCCACATCCACCCCGACGGCGACGAACGGCCCATCCTGCACGCCGTCGACGGACCTGGCTGGGTCACGATGTGTGCCGCGCAGCCCATGGCGGCCCCGGGCGCCCGGCTGATCGTGCTCGTATTCCACCCGGGAGCGCGGCGCGCCCACTCCCGTACTCCTGTACTCCGCGCCCCGTGA
- a CDS encoding cold-shock protein: MASGTVKWFNAEKGFGFIQQDGGGPDVFAHYSNINATGFRELQEGQAVTFDITQGQKGPQAENITAA, from the coding sequence ATGGCCAGCGGAACCGTCAAGTGGTTCAACGCCGAAAAGGGTTTCGGCTTCATCCAGCAGGACGGCGGCGGGCCGGACGTCTTCGCGCACTACTCGAACATCAACGCCACCGGCTTCCGTGAGCTCCAGGAGGGCCAGGCCGTCACCTTCGACATCACCCAGGGCCAGAAGGGCCCGCAGGCCGAGAACATCACGGCCGCCTGA
- a CDS encoding DUF4406 domain-containing protein: protein MTPVPHPLMILVAGPYRSGTGDDPAKLDAHVRAMNATALALFRAGHLPVTGEALALPLIETAGSTGPGDPAFQEIFHPVAERLLARCDAVLRIGGASEGADRMVEAARAGGLAVYTGIDDIPAVR from the coding sequence ATGACCCCTGTACCGCACCCGCTGATGATCCTGGTCGCCGGGCCCTACCGGTCGGGGACCGGGGACGACCCGGCGAAGCTCGACGCCCATGTGCGGGCGATGAACGCGACCGCCCTGGCCCTCTTCCGCGCGGGCCATCTCCCGGTCACCGGCGAGGCCCTGGCCCTTCCCCTGATCGAGACCGCCGGGAGCACGGGCCCCGGCGACCCCGCGTTCCAGGAGATATTCCACCCCGTCGCCGAGAGGCTGCTGGCCCGCTGCGACGCGGTGCTGCGCATCGGCGGCGCCTCCGAGGGCGCCGACCGCATGGTGGAGGCGGCCCGGGCCGGGGGCCTCGCCGTGTACACCGGCATCGACGACATCCCGGCCGTCCGGTGA